The genomic region TGCCCTAGTAAATTGTGAGAATCATTATGTTACGGTGGAATTACAAGGAGATTACCCTATGCCTCCGGTTACAAGTTACTTTCATGATCGCTATATTACCACTTCTGCAGCTAGATGGAAAGAAGTTTATAAGGAGCGCTTTGAACAATTTATCCGATTTAACCGTCGTGAAGCTGATTTTGTCGATTTAAATGATTAATTATTTTAGTGTTAGTACATGTATTGTATTTTATGTATTAATAGTATTTAACttttttaatattcttaatattagttttatttattgatatatttatattCACATAATAATTATGAGGTAATCAGTagtttaataaatatttatattcacataattataattatgaggtaatcattactttaataaataaaataatttaattaatttttattatattaaaatttaattattgtGTAATTATTAACTAATTATAACCTATAAAGCCTATACCATGGTTCAAATAAGGTTGACCATGATCCATATACATAAAGCCTTCTTGTATTCCAAGACCAATAAGTGTCTATTCTTTTGGGTTGAGTCTTTTGGACCAAAGAGGTCCAATTACTTTGACTTCTTAAAAATTGTGTCATCTTTTTCTGTCATATTCCAGCTTTTTAGAAGTCAATATTTTGAAAACAACAAAATTTATTATCCATATTTTCAAAAAGTAAAGCAGTTAGCAAAATACAATTAATTACGATACCAATAAAATTAATACTTCTACTTTTATATAAACCTTAATCAAAAAATTACAATCAACTCATCTGAATCTGCAAGTACACCTTTAACTTTCCACTTTTTGATACAAGGGTAAGTAAAAAAAATCAATTACTGTATTTTTAATAAAGAaacaataagttttttttttttttttttttttttggtatttacAATTTAATGTAAAAAACCTAACAACACTAATCACCAACTCTTCAACTCCAACCACCACTGGCGGCCACTGAACCACCATCAACCACCTCACCGTCATCTATCTCCGGCGATTATTGTGGCCACCATCAACCACCTTCAACTACCATCAACCTTTGTGAAAGCTACCAACCACCACTACCTCATACACCACCATCGTCGTCGACCTCCACAATCAATAACCACCGTAAACCACCAGCTATTATAGAAAACAAAGTGTTGAAAAATTAAAAAATCACCTTAGATCTGAAGCCTGGTTCTTTGTTGACGATTAACTTCACTACGAAAACAGATGGTCGAAGGCAACCACCGCCGTCCAACACCAACATCAGccccaaaaaagaaaaaaaaatacaaaagatTATCAAAAAAAGAGGATTGTTTGCGGTGGTAAGCGGCGGGATAAAGAAAGGAGAATGAATATGGTGGTTACTAGTGTTAAAAAGGAAGAGGATTGTTGGATGTTAAAAAAACAGCGGTGGCCGGAGATGGAAaagtggtggtggtgatggcaGCATCTGGATGGGATATTTGGATGAGAGGGAAGTGAAAAATTTTTTGAGTTAACTTTTTATTGGGTGAAATATGAGTTGGGAGGGATATGGGGTGGATTTTTATTGGGGGAAAATTTAATAATCTTTTCAACTTACTTTTCAAATTACTCCGTATcttgattttttatttttattacactTTATTACACCATTATTTGTATATGTCTGTTGAAGGAAGCGAGTTTTTTATGAGGACACCCCAATTTGCCACTAATCAGGTAaattagttatatttatttatattattgttattatttttatcattattattattattattattattattattattattattattattaaatattgttaaattattgttaataaataaatgtactttttataattatattatttttaatattattagatGTTCGGTTCTCGTGAAGAATTGATAGATTGGGTACAAACTTTGGCTAAATCGCTTGGTATTGTCATTGTCATGAGGAGGTCTAATAAAAGAGCATCGGGTTTTGTGTATAAGAGTACACTAATATGTGATCGTGGTAGGGAATATACAGGGTTAAATTCAAGTAGAACTACCGGGACAAAAAGAATTAATTGTCCCTTTAAATTAGAAGGATTATATTTTGAACAGTATAATTCGTGGATGTTAAAGGTAATATGTAATGAGCATAATCATCAACCAATACGGTATATGGAAGGTCATCCATATGCACAAAGACTTTCCGATAATGAATTTAGTTTGGTTGCGGAGTTATTTAGGATGAATATGGCGCCACGAGATATTTTATCAGTTATTAAGCAACATTATCCAAATAACGTATCTTTGTTGAGTACTATTTACAACGCAATTAAAAAAATTCGCATGATGGAGACAGGAGGCAAATCTCCCATGCAGGTTCTTATGTCTATTCTTCATTCTAGTGGTTATACTTATTACTATACCACAGGTACATCAAATGAGTTAGAAAATTTATTCTTCATTCATCCAATATCATTCAATATTTGGCGTGCATATCCACACGTGTTGATCATAGACGCGACGTACAAAACTAACCGTTACAAGATGACTTTCGTTGAAATTGTTGGTGTAACTTCAACCAGCAAAACATTTTGTATAGCTTTTGCCTTCATTCATGATGAAACGACGGTTAGATACGAATGGGTCTTGAATTGTTTAAAGTTAACCCTAGGCGAGTGCATGCTCCCACTTGTTATAGTTACAGATAGAGAGATGGCATTAATAAATGCATGCAGAGGAGTTTTTCCGGATGCTGCCCGATTACTTTGTAGATGGCACATTCGTCACAATATAATTGATAAGTGGAAGAGATCTTTTAAAAGAAAGGATGATTGGACTGCATTTTATGACTTATGGACGTTACTCGAGGGTTCTTCAACGCTAAAAACTTACACCGGATACAGCTATCAAACGAAGTTTGGAAAAGAGCATAAGTGTTCGCATTCATAACTATAACCTACAGTGCTTCACACATTTGCTCGGTAATATTTCACATAAAGCTTTGAAAAAAATGCTTGAAGACCATGAACGATTTAAGGATCACAAAGATGAATGTGATTGTCGACTTCGGACCTCCTGTGGACTGCCATGTGCTTGCGAAATTTTAACGTATATAACTTCACGTGAGTATATTCTTCAGCAGTCAATACAttgttttaaattatcattataaaATTTCAAATAACATATTGATTGTTTATATATGAATGCGGGAAAATATATCCTCTTAAGTTCGATTGATATTTTTTGGAGGAAGCTGGATATTTCACCGTCAATTTTTAAACCAGATGATGATGTTAGGTGTGACAGTGAGCTCCGTCAGTTTGCTGAAAACTTTAACAAACAATCAAAAGCTGTAAAAAAAAGTTTGTTGAAAAAGTTAAAGGATATAATCTATCCAGGTAAAACAGACACTCAAGAACCTCGAGTTAAAAAAAATACACGTGGCCGACCACCAACGAAGAAAACTCAACAAAAGAGGCGTGCCGATCATGTTCACCAAGATTCTCGTAGATACAGTTGTTCAGACATACCCAAGTTTGCTGTGCGAGATTCGATTAAGGAACCAGCAAGACACAGTTCGTACAATATAAAATTAAACGAGGAACCAGAGATTGAATTAAATGAGGAACCGGAGATAGACTTAAATGAGGAACCAGAGATAGACTTAAACGAGGTTCCGTATGAGTTCTCGAGTTCGTACATCTTCAACCAGAATGAAATGCCAAGAATGCATAATTCTTATATGTTCAATGGTATTCCAAAATTATTTCACCAGTACATAAAGAATATATACAATGTTGAAGGTGATGGAAATTGTGGATATCGGGCATTCGCCGTTTCCCTCATGGGAAATGAACAATATTATGAGAATATTCGGTATGAAATGAAAGAAGATCTGCAGAATAAACCCGAATTCTACAAAAGCATGTTTGACAGAGAAATAAAGTCCTTGAAAGCTTCTCTATGTTACGTTGGATCTCCTTGTCCACCAGAATATTGGATGATGATGCCCCATGCAGGTATACTGATAGCCAATAGGTTGGGTGTAATAGTCTACTCATTGAGCATGTCAGAAAGTTCGACCATTTTCCCGTTTTGGATGGGTCCAGAAGAGTTTCAAGAAATAAGAGTTCTTACAATTGCCCTAGTAAATTGTGAGAATCATTATGTTACGGTGGAATTACAAGGAGATTACCCTATGCCTCCGGTTACAGGTTACTTTCATGATCGCTATATTACCACTTCTGCAGCTAGATGGAAAGAAGTTTATAAGGAGCGCTTTGAACAATTTATCCAATTTAACCGTCGTGAAGTTGATTTTGTCGATTTAAATGATTAGTTATTTTAGTGTTAGTACATGTattgtattttatttattaatagtatttaacttatttaatattcttaatattaggtttatttattgatatatttatattCACATggtaattatgaggtaatcattacTTTAAttactttaatatatataataaataataatataattaatttttattatattaagTATTAATTATTGTGTAATTATTAACTAATTATAACCTAAAAAGCCTATACCATGGTCCAAAGAAGGTTGACCATGGTCCATATACATAAAACCATTCTTTTTCCACCAACTCGACGGTCCAATACCTCTTTTGAATTTCAATACCTCTATTCTTATCCCACATTTCATCTCTATTCCCAAATTTCACTTTTTCTTTTAACATACAC from Rutidosis leptorrhynchoides isolate AG116_Rl617_1_P2 chromosome 9, CSIRO_AGI_Rlap_v1, whole genome shotgun sequence harbors:
- the LOC139869146 gene encoding protein FAR1-RELATED SEQUENCE 5-like, with the protein product MSVEGSEFFMRTPQFATNQMFGSREELIDWVQTLAKSLGIVIVMRRSNKRASGFVYKSTLICDRGREYTGLNSSRTTGTKRINCPFKLEGLYFEQYNSWMLKVICNEHNHQPIRYMEGHPYAQRLSDNEFSLVAELFRMNMAPRDILSVIKQHYPNNVSLLSTIYNAIKKIRMMETGGKSPMQVLMSILHSSGYTYYYTTGTSNELENLFFIHPISFNIWRAYPHVLIIDATYKTNRYKMTFVEIVGVTSTSKTFCIAFAFIHDETTVRYEWVLNCLKLTLGECMLPLVIVTDREMALINACRGVFPDAARLLCRWHIRHNIIDKWKRSFKRKDDWTAFYDLWTLLEGSSTLKTYTGYSYQTKFGKEHKCSHS